The Pelagovum sp. HNIBRBA483 sequence AACACCGGCTCCATGCGAGACGATCAAAGGGCTGGAACATCTCGATAAGGTGATTGACATTGATCAGCGCCCGATCGGCAGAACCCCGCGCTCGAACCCCGCCACATACACTGGCGCATTTACGCCAATTCGCGATTGGTTCGCTGGGCTGCCGGAAGCCAAGGCGCGGGGATATAAGCCCGGTCGCTTCTCATTTAACGTGAAGGGTGGCCGCTGTGAGGCCTGCCAAGGCGATGGTGTTATCAAGATCGAGATGCACTTCCTGCCCGACGTTTATGTGGAATGCGAAACCTGCAAAGGAGCGCGCTACAATCGGGAAACGTTGGAGATCAAGTTCAAGGGCAAGTCCATTGCCGATGTTCTTGATATGACGGTGGAGGAAGCGCAGGATTTCTTCCGCGCGGTGCCTTCAATTCGCGAGAAAATGGATGCATTGATGCGCGTCGGGCTGGGCTACATCAAGGTTGGCCAGCAGGCGACGACCTTGTCAGGCGGAGAGGCGCAGCGGGTCAAGCTTTCCAAAGAACTTGCGAAACGGTCGACGGGCCGAACGCTGTACATCTTGGACGAGCCAACGACCGGCCTGCACTTTGAGGATGTTCGGAAACTACTCGAAGTGCTTCACGAACTTGTCGAGCAAGGGAACTCGGTGGTCGTGATCGAACATAACCTCGACGTGATCAAAACCGCGGATTGGATTATTGATATCGGGCCAGAGGGCGGTGATGGCGGCGGGCAGATTGTGGCTGAAGGAACACCTGAGGTGGTTGCTGAAAATGCTGACAGTCACACAGGGCGCTATCTCAAACCGATGTTGAAATCACGCTCTGTCGCGGCTGAGTAGAGTCAGATTTTCCGGCGGTCTGGGAGCAGCATTTCGCTTTTCTTTTTGGCTACTCTTCGACGAGACGAAGAATGGTTGCCGACATCGCAGGAATTGATGGGCCGAGTGAGCCGTATATCGCTTCCCATGTGCCCAGTGGTATGGGCGGCAAGGCGGCTTCTTCCTCGCTTCGATTTATAGCGAGCATCATGTTGCCACGCCGGAGTAGAAGAAGACCGGCATTCGCGTGAACGATATCGACCGGCCCTTTGCGCATGTCTGTGAATGAGTGGCGGATACGGACGAGGGTCGCAACGTCCGCCTTCAACTCGCTATCCTCCGCCCGCTCCCAAGGCATATCTTCTCGGTTGTCGGGCCACGGGCCGCCGCGTCTTCCTAATTCCTCGCCCCAAGAGATCACGGGGGGGCCTTCCGCGAACATCAAGAGCGCGAATGCGAGTCTGATTTTCCGTTCGTCGCCCCGAAGCATTGCGAGCAACATCGGCATGTCGTGGTTCGAAAGGAATGGCGCGAGAGTGTAGCCGTTCTCCACATCATGGCGGGAGCGGAAATAGCGTGCGTAGCGGTCAGCTTGCTCGACATTGGTGAGAAACTTGAGTGTTCGGTCCCTAAAGGAAAAGTCGAACAGGGCATCAGCGTGGTCGGCTGCGAATACAGGCTTCGCGAGGTATTTGTCACCATCCCAAAGTTCGGCGAGGAGGAAAAAATCCTCGCCCAGATAGCGTTTTGTTAGGGCGCGGTGTTCGGCCCAGAAGTCACTCTCAATATGTTTGAACGTATCAAGACGGAAGCCGTCAATGCCGGTTCTAAGGGCGAGGCCTATATGAGCATTGAATAGATGTTCGCGTACTTCTGCCAGCTCGGTGCGTAAATCGGGTAGCCCGGCAAGACAGAGCGTGATTTCGTCACCGCCGCATTCGTCGTCCTGACGCAGCCATTCCGGCCGGCTTGTTGTCCAGTCTGCGCCATAGCCGACATGGTTGTAGACAACATCGAGGATCACACGGATGCCGTTCTGGTGGGCGACGTTGACCAGATTGCGCAGGTCATCCTCGCTGCCGTAACGCGGATCGAGTACTGTAAAATCGTCCGCCCAGTAGCCGTGATGCCCGTGGAAGGGCGTTCCGTCGCTATCAATTGGTGTTTGGACCTGTTGGACGACAGGTGTGATCCAGAGGGAGGTGACACCAAGATCTGCCAAATATTCGATCCGATTGGCTAGCCCGACAAGATCGCCGCCATGAAAGGCGAGCGGGTTTTCAAGATCGACGGTTTGATTGTTGGTCGGGTCACCGTCAGCGAAGCGGTCAATCATCGCGAAATAGATTACTTCGTCGCGCCAGTCGGCATGTGCAGGAAGCGCCGAAAGGGTGAGTAGGGCAGCGAGCCAGCGCAGCATGTGACCTCCAGAGTGCGTGCAAATATTGCACTTTGGCGCATGTTTAGCCTGTGTCAGTAGAGAAGGTCGAGAGCAATCGGTATCAGGTCAAAAATCCGAATTTCATGTGATGTAATGTTTGCATTACAGATGATGTTTCCGCGAATGTTTTTGCATTTAAAATGAAACGGGCCACCGCTTGGTGACCCGCTATCTTTTTTGCCGATAAAGCGATCAGTCCATCGCCTTAAAGTTGAATTCTCCGCCTTCCTTGATTCCTGAGAACCAACGCGCAGTCACTGTTTTTGTCTTTGTATAGAAGCGGAACGCATCGGGACCATATTGGTTCAAATCACCGAAAGCTGATTTCTTCCACCCGCCAAAGGTGTGATAGCTCAGCGGCACCGGAATGGGGAAGTTGATCCCGACCATGCCGACATTAACGCGATGTGCGAAATCGCGCGCGGTGTCGCCATCCGCAGTGTAGATCGCGGTGCCATTGCCGTAGTCATTGTCGATGATCAGCTGGAGAGCGTCTTCATAGGTGTCCATGCGAACCGTCGATAGGACCGGACCGAAGATCTCCTGCTTGTAGATTTCCATATCGGGCGTGACATTATCAAACAGGGTCGGCCCAACGAAAAAGCCGTTTTCGTAGCCCTGAAGAGAGAAATCACGGCCGTCGGTTACGAGCGTTGCACCCTGATCGATACCGGAATTGATGAGCCCCAGAACGCGCTCCTTGGCTTGAGCCGTGATCAGCGGGCCGTAGTCGATGTCTTCACCCGCAGTGTAGGGGCCGACGCGCAGCTTTTCGATCCGCGGCAGGAGTTTATCGATCAGCCGATCGGCCGTTTCCTGTCCGACCGGCACAGCGACGGAGATTGCCATGCAGCGTTCGCCGGCCGCGCCGTAGCTTGCGCCGACCAGCGCATCGGCCGCTTTGTCGAGGTCCGCATCGGGCATAATGATCATATGGTTTTTCGCACCACCAAAACATTGCGCCCGCTTGCCGTTCGACGCGGCGCGGCCATAAATGTATTGAGCGATTGGCGTGGAGCCGACAAAGCCTACAGCCTGAATTGTTTCGTTGTCGAGGATCGCATCCACGGCTTCCTTGTCGCCATTGACGACCTGAAGGACGCCATCAGGTAAGCCCGCTTCCTGAAGCAGTTCTGCGAGCATGATCGAAGTGGAAGGAGTCCGTTCAGATGGCTTCAGGATCATCGCATTGCCCGAAGCGAGGGCAGGGGCCATTTTCCAAAGTGGGATCATTGCAGGGAAGTTGAACGGGGTAATGCCTGCAACCACACCCAGAGGCTGGCGCAGGGAATAGAGGTCAATGCCCGGGCCGCCGTCATCGGTGAATTCGCCCTTGAGCATGTGCGGTGCGCCCATGCAGACTTCCACAACCTCAAGTCCGCGCTGCACATCGCCACGAGCGTCGGGAAGGGTTTTCCCATGTTCACGGCTGACGCATTCGGCCAGTTTGTCCATGTTTTCGTTTATCAGTTGGCCGAATTTCATCATAACGCGCGCGCGGCGTTGAGGGTTTGTTGCTCCCCAAGCGATTTGCGCTTTTGCTGCGTCCTCCACGGCGGCGTTGAGTTCGGCAGGCGTAGCAAGCGGAAGCCGCGCTTGGATTTCGCCTGTTGCCGGATTGAAGACATCAGCGAACCTGCCTGAGGTGTCGGCGACGCGCTTACCGTTGATGAAATGGGTTAGTTCTTCCATGGGATTGCCCCCCTTGCGATTTGGATTTGGCGTCACAGTAGTATTGCGTTTTCGCTATATAAAGGGAAAATATCGAAAACTAATTTTGCATTAATGCAAAGGAACGCGACGTTGAATTGGGATGATGTAAGGGTGTTTCTGGCGGTGGCGCGGGGGGAAAGCTTGTCACGAGCTGCGCCGGTTCTGAAGATGGATGTTGCGACGGTTAGTCGTCGTATTGCGCGGCTCGAGGAAAGCATCGGCGGGACGTTGTTTGTGAAATCGCCAAGCGGGTATGCGATGACCGAACTGGGAAGCCGGATTTTCGAGCGGGCCGTGGGTGCGGAGGATGTGCTTTCACAGGCGTTTGACGAGGGACAGTTCCAATCCAGTGGACTGAGGGGCCAGATTAGGATTGGTGCGCCGGATGGGTGTGCCAATTTCCTGTTGCCACAGGTTTGTGCGCGCATTCGGGAGGAAAACCCAGAACTCGAAATGCAGATCCTCGCTCTGCCTCGCGTGGTGAACCTCTCCAAGCGCGAGGCGGATATTGCAATTACAGTTAGCCCCCCACAGGCGGGGAGGCTATTGGTACAAAAGATAACAGACTATCACCTTCATCTTGCGATGCGCTCCGATGAAGATGTCCCAAAAAGCAAGGAAGATCTGAGGGCGCGCACGATTGTGGGCTACATCCCCGATATGATCTTTGACAGCGAACTGGATTACCTAGGCGAACTGGGAACAGGTGCCGTGCAAATGGCATCGAACTCCGTGGCGGTCCAGTTGCAGATGCTCCGGCAAGGGGGCATCGGCTTTGTGCATGACTTCGCCTTACCGTTTGCGCCGGAGTTAGTGCGAACGTTTACGCACGCGGTTTCCCTGAAGCGATCTTTCTACCTGGTGCGTCATGCGGCGGACAGGCGGTCCGAACGTATGCGGCAGATTGCGGGGCTTTTGCAGCGCGAAATTCGGAGTGAAGTTGAAAGCCTCGAAGCACTGGTGCCTTGACATAGTGGCCATCCAGAGAGGACGTTGGGAGGTAGGACCAGAAGGAGATCCTCATATGCTCGTCAAACAAATCCTGAAAGCCAAGCCATTTTCAGAGATCCTGACCATTCAACCGGACGCATCACTTTCCGAAGCTGTTAAGCTTTTGTGTGAAAAGAAGATCGGCGCGGTTGTGGTCGCTAAGGAGGTAGGGGTGCCTATGGGGATCCTCTCCGAGCGGGATGTCGTGCGTGAGTTGGGTAATCGCGGAGCGGCGTGCTTGAGCGACCTTGTTAAGGAGTACATGACCTCCAAGCTGACGACATGCACGGAAGACGACACGGCCGATGCGGTTTTGCAGATGATGACCGAAGGACGGTTCCGCCATTTGCCGGTCATGGACGGTGGAAAGATGGTCGGCTTGATCTCGATCGGTGATGTGG is a genomic window containing:
- a CDS encoding alpha-amylase family glycosyl hydrolase, producing the protein MLRWLAALLTLSALPAHADWRDEVIYFAMIDRFADGDPTNNQTVDLENPLAFHGGDLVGLANRIEYLADLGVTSLWITPVVQQVQTPIDSDGTPFHGHHGYWADDFTVLDPRYGSEDDLRNLVNVAHQNGIRVILDVVYNHVGYGADWTTSRPEWLRQDDECGGDEITLCLAGLPDLRTELAEVREHLFNAHIGLALRTGIDGFRLDTFKHIESDFWAEHRALTKRYLGEDFFLLAELWDGDKYLAKPVFAADHADALFDFSFRDRTLKFLTNVEQADRYARYFRSRHDVENGYTLAPFLSNHDMPMLLAMLRGDERKIRLAFALLMFAEGPPVISWGEELGRRGGPWPDNREDMPWERAEDSELKADVATLVRIRHSFTDMRKGPVDIVHANAGLLLLRRGNMMLAINRSEEEAALPPIPLGTWEAIYGSLGPSIPAMSATILRLVEE
- a CDS encoding CoA-acylating methylmalonate-semialdehyde dehydrogenase, with the translated sequence MEELTHFINGKRVADTSGRFADVFNPATGEIQARLPLATPAELNAAVEDAAKAQIAWGATNPQRRARVMMKFGQLINENMDKLAECVSREHGKTLPDARGDVQRGLEVVEVCMGAPHMLKGEFTDDGGPGIDLYSLRQPLGVVAGITPFNFPAMIPLWKMAPALASGNAMILKPSERTPSTSIMLAELLQEAGLPDGVLQVVNGDKEAVDAILDNETIQAVGFVGSTPIAQYIYGRAASNGKRAQCFGGAKNHMIIMPDADLDKAADALVGASYGAAGERCMAISVAVPVGQETADRLIDKLLPRIEKLRVGPYTAGEDIDYGPLITAQAKERVLGLINSGIDQGATLVTDGRDFSLQGYENGFFVGPTLFDNVTPDMEIYKQEIFGPVLSTVRMDTYEDALQLIIDNDYGNGTAIYTADGDTARDFAHRVNVGMVGINFPIPVPLSYHTFGGWKKSAFGDLNQYGPDAFRFYTKTKTVTARWFSGIKEGGEFNFKAMD
- a CDS encoding LysR family transcriptional regulator, coding for MNWDDVRVFLAVARGESLSRAAPVLKMDVATVSRRIARLEESIGGTLFVKSPSGYAMTELGSRIFERAVGAEDVLSQAFDEGQFQSSGLRGQIRIGAPDGCANFLLPQVCARIREENPELEMQILALPRVVNLSKREADIAITVSPPQAGRLLVQKITDYHLHLAMRSDEDVPKSKEDLRARTIVGYIPDMIFDSELDYLGELGTGAVQMASNSVAVQLQMLRQGGIGFVHDFALPFAPELVRTFTHAVSLKRSFYLVRHAADRRSERMRQIAGLLQREIRSEVESLEALVP
- a CDS encoding CBS domain-containing protein: MLVKQILKAKPFSEILTIQPDASLSEAVKLLCEKKIGAVVVAKEVGVPMGILSERDVVRELGNRGAACLSDLVKEYMTSKLTTCTEDDTADAVLQMMTEGRFRHLPVMDGGKMVGLISIGDVVKARLSELSMEKDALQGMIMGH